A single Sulfurimonas aquatica DNA region contains:
- a CDS encoding DNA-directed RNA polymerase subunit omega translates to MKTEELTAKILDANPSMDNYQLALAVAKRCDELENGAVSKLSVSSNSIKSADLALMEIAEGLVVFKGFTNIEK, encoded by the coding sequence ATGAAAACAGAAGAATTAACAGCGAAGATTTTAGATGCTAACCCAAGCATGGATAACTATCAATTAGCACTTGCAGTAGCAAAAAGATGTGATGAATTAGAAAATGGTGCAGTGAGTAAGTTAAGTGTAAGTTCTAACAGCATTAAGTCTGCAGATTTAGCCCTAATGGAAATTGCAGAGGGCCTTGTAGTATTTAAAGGCTTCACTAATATAGAAAAGTAA
- a CDS encoding RelA/SpoT family protein, producing MPLSQTEIEKVKHLHDVDSATTYLFSRIEPTEVLKKALQYSINAHQEQFRKSGEPYIVHPILVASIVSSITNDESMAIAALLHDVVEDTDTTILEIEEMFGRDVAHLVGGLTKIDVIRDSELVPSNSNEKLVASALSFRKMLLASIQDVRVLVIKLCDRLHNMLTLDALAEYKQLRIAEETLVVYAPIAHRLGISFLKNILEDLSFSYLFKEEKHHIDNYLDTNYHSIEMKLNEFKEALSRLLIQNGFCDDDFEILSRVKHRYSIYLKMQRKGASIDEVLDLLALRILVKDPVKCYNVLGLIHLHFRPLASRFKDYIAIAKDNGYQTIHTSVFYNTAIFEVQIRTYEMHETAELGVAAHWKYKSSASNIKLDWLDNLQYQDESVEDFYALIKNDLYSEDISVFSPTGDAFTLPRGAIVLDFAYSVHTEVGNKAFSALVNKTKASLLTELNNGDIVKIVTKDKLITRCSWIDAVKTSKAQSNMKLNCNAKVREINHTVAISIVAAAMSLNYSRVEEWFDKNNCDSISSIPNDVEHFKHVISKYVLEISKNNRFKGFLSRHRFKLKHTKLAGLEIYSTSTISDVVFNYCCHPKAGDEIVGFLEKSKVNVHHKLCKQAAKEFGSNHPMVFVKWAQRKIYRYSLIASLHNEKGALAEFLTFLVKLNIDINSIELGKESPDYTKYCELGFESKEADINTLRAKIETKIKVIHFVRSDDAYKN from the coding sequence TTGCCTCTGAGTCAAACTGAGATAGAAAAAGTTAAACATCTCCATGATGTTGACTCAGCGACTACATATTTATTCTCCCGTATAGAGCCAACTGAGGTTCTAAAAAAAGCACTCCAATACTCAATAAACGCACATCAAGAACAGTTTAGAAAAAGTGGTGAGCCCTATATTGTACATCCAATATTGGTAGCGTCCATCGTCTCATCAATTACAAATGATGAATCTATGGCAATTGCAGCACTTTTACATGATGTAGTTGAAGATACAGATACTACGATTTTAGAAATTGAGGAGATGTTTGGACGAGACGTAGCCCATCTTGTTGGAGGGCTTACAAAGATTGACGTGATTCGTGATAGTGAACTTGTTCCATCAAACTCAAATGAGAAGCTAGTTGCTTCGGCTCTTTCATTTAGAAAAATGCTTTTGGCAAGTATACAAGATGTAAGAGTGTTGGTTATTAAACTATGTGATAGACTGCATAATATGCTTACACTTGATGCTTTAGCAGAGTATAAACAGCTTAGAATCGCAGAAGAGACTCTTGTTGTTTATGCACCTATCGCACACCGCTTAGGAATTAGTTTTCTAAAAAACATTCTTGAAGATTTAAGCTTTTCTTATCTTTTTAAAGAAGAAAAACATCATATTGACAACTACCTAGACACAAACTACCACTCAATAGAAATGAAGTTAAATGAGTTCAAAGAGGCTCTCTCAAGACTACTTATTCAAAATGGATTTTGTGATGATGATTTTGAGATACTCTCACGTGTAAAACATAGATACTCTATCTATCTTAAAATGCAGAGAAAAGGTGCTTCAATAGATGAAGTGCTTGACCTTTTAGCTTTGAGAATTTTAGTTAAAGATCCTGTAAAATGTTACAATGTTTTAGGTTTAATTCATCTACATTTTCGTCCCTTAGCTTCTCGTTTTAAAGACTATATTGCCATTGCTAAAGATAATGGATACCAGACTATTCACACAAGTGTTTTTTATAATACTGCTATATTTGAAGTTCAAATTCGAACATACGAGATGCATGAAACAGCAGAGCTTGGTGTCGCAGCACACTGGAAATATAAAAGTAGCGCTAGCAATATTAAGCTAGATTGGTTAGATAATCTTCAGTATCAAGATGAATCCGTTGAAGATTTTTATGCACTTATAAAGAATGATCTCTACTCTGAAGATATTTCAGTATTTTCTCCTACGGGAGACGCATTTACTCTTCCGCGTGGAGCAATTGTTTTAGACTTTGCCTATAGTGTTCATACAGAAGTGGGAAATAAAGCCTTCTCAGCACTTGTAAATAAAACAAAAGCATCTCTTTTGACTGAGTTAAATAATGGCGATATTGTTAAAATAGTTACTAAAGATAAACTTATTACGAGATGTAGTTGGATAGATGCTGTAAAAACGTCAAAAGCCCAATCAAATATGAAACTAAACTGTAATGCAAAAGTACGAGAGATTAATCATACTGTGGCTATAAGTATAGTGGCAGCTGCAATGAGTTTAAACTATAGTAGAGTTGAAGAGTGGTTTGATAAAAATAACTGTGATAGTATCTCAAGCATTCCAAATGATGTCGAACACTTCAAGCATGTAATATCTAAATATGTACTAGAAATTTCAAAAAATAACAGATTTAAAGGCTTCTTATCACGTCATCGATTTAAGCTAAAACATACAAAATTAGCAGGCCTTGAAATTTACTCTACATCTACAATCAGTGATGTTGTATTTAATTATTGTTGTCATCCTAAAGCTGGCGATGAAATAGTTGGCTTTTTAGAAAAGTCTAAAGTGAACGTTCATCATAAACTTTGTAAGCAAGCTGCTAAAGAGTTTGGCTCAAATCATCCTATGGTTTTTGTAAAATGGGCTCAAAGAAAAATATATAGATATAGTTTAATAGCATCTCTGCATAATGAAAAAGGTGCTTTAGCGGAATTTTTAACATTTTTAGTAAAGCTAAATATTGATATAAATTCAATAGAATTAGGTAAAGAGAGCCCAGACTATACAAAGTACTGTGAGCTTGGTTTTGAGTCTAAAGAAGCTGATATTAACACACTACGTGCTAAAATAGAAACAAAAATAAAAGTAATACATTTTGTAAGATCAGATGATGCATATAAAAACTAA
- a CDS encoding N-acetylmuramoyl-L-alanine amidase family protein, protein MFRLLIALLLFAISLHALSDSKILKRANGFLKSKSKSDQFRAYNDFKNLYLRALMGQNDKLRLNSLEGIVKSGGNLHIDVSQYSDELETTKPKSSYKTSKKNTQSKKNIKVKSSHSLKSIRWKSGKLVMEFDKKLRNNQINYFTLFDSKTKRYKYVFDIHASMLVRSQNLRKDGVDKIKLAQFNPSTLRLVIENREKLKVRFNPQNNQLTINISTIGVQKIKKSTVKTPVRLDRNKVIVIDAGHGGKDPGAVGYKKYREKVVVLQIAQELKDILKSRGFKVYMTRDRDKFVKLSQRTKFANNKNADIFISIHANAVGKKHANKAQGIESYFLSKSRSTRAKKVAEKENMADMSEMDFYGKESFLNTINSHNIVAANKLAIDLQRGALASLNKSYKKVKDAGVREGPFWVLVGAQMPAVLVEVGFISHPTEAKRLVKHKYQKKLALGLANGIERYFKNN, encoded by the coding sequence ATGTTTCGCCTTCTAATTGCACTACTATTATTTGCAATTTCTCTTCACGCCCTTAGCGATAGTAAGATTTTAAAGCGGGCAAATGGCTTTTTAAAATCAAAAAGTAAAAGTGATCAGTTTCGCGCATACAACGACTTTAAAAACTTATATTTAAGAGCCTTAATGGGGCAAAATGATAAGTTACGACTTAACTCTTTAGAGGGTATAGTTAAGAGTGGTGGCAATCTTCATATAGATGTATCTCAATACTCAGATGAACTTGAAACTACAAAACCAAAATCTTCTTATAAAACTTCTAAGAAAAACACTCAAAGTAAAAAAAATATAAAAGTAAAATCTTCACATAGTTTAAAATCAATACGGTGGAAAAGTGGAAAGCTTGTTATGGAGTTTGACAAAAAACTGCGAAATAATCAGATAAATTATTTCACCCTCTTTGATTCAAAAACTAAGAGATACAAGTATGTTTTTGATATTCATGCATCTATGCTTGTGAGATCTCAAAACTTACGAAAAGATGGTGTTGATAAAATTAAGCTAGCACAATTTAATCCTTCAACCCTGCGTTTAGTTATAGAAAATAGAGAAAAATTAAAAGTTCGTTTTAATCCTCAAAACAATCAATTAACTATTAATATAAGTACCATAGGTGTTCAAAAAATAAAGAAGAGTACAGTTAAAACTCCTGTACGTCTTGATAGAAATAAGGTAATTGTAATAGATGCTGGACATGGGGGTAAAGACCCTGGTGCAGTTGGATATAAAAAATATAGAGAAAAAGTTGTTGTACTTCAGATCGCTCAGGAATTAAAAGATATTTTAAAATCACGTGGATTTAAAGTCTATATGACAAGAGATAGAGATAAGTTTGTAAAACTTAGCCAAAGAACAAAATTTGCTAATAATAAAAATGCCGATATATTTATTAGTATTCATGCTAACGCTGTAGGTAAAAAGCATGCAAATAAAGCACAAGGAATAGAGTCATATTTCTTATCTAAGTCACGTTCTACAAGAGCAAAAAAAGTTGCTGAAAAAGAGAATATGGCAGATATGAGTGAGATGGACTTTTATGGCAAAGAGAGTTTTTTAAATACCATTAACTCTCATAATATAGTTGCAGCTAATAAGCTAGCAATAGATTTACAACGCGGTGCATTAGCCTCACTGAATAAAAGCTATAAAAAAGTAAAAGATGCTGGTGTTAGAGAGGGACCATTTTGGGTTCTCGTTGGTGCACAAATGCCTGCTGTTTTAGTCGAAGTTGGATTTATATCTCACCCAACAGAGGCTAAAAGGTTAGTAAAACATAAGTACCAAAAGAAATTGGCACTGGGTCTTGCAAATGGAATCGAGAGATACTTTAAAAATAACTAA
- a CDS encoding alpha/beta hydrolase — translation MKNLELNNIFIESKIPSKKLMIILHGRGDSSEGFVGLPPFLGLDDMNYLLLDAPFEYYTGYSWYPLPPNQLPGIEHSSIVLTKVLDSLFEEEFNAEESFLLGFSQGSLLTFEFGARYHKVLAGYIAISGYIYDAKKLLEEMNPEVNNSHWLCTHGTYDGVLPFDESKKQVEFLQNGGFNIAFKSYDKDHSIAKDELDMISEWIRSIKP, via the coding sequence ATGAAAAATTTAGAATTAAACAATATATTTATCGAATCAAAAATACCCTCAAAGAAGCTAATGATTATTTTACATGGTCGAGGAGACTCTTCTGAGGGCTTTGTTGGGCTTCCACCTTTTTTAGGCTTAGATGATATGAACTATCTTCTACTTGACGCTCCATTTGAGTACTACACAGGCTACTCTTGGTATCCTCTTCCTCCAAATCAACTTCCAGGAATTGAGCACTCAAGCATAGTTCTTACAAAGGTACTTGATTCACTTTTTGAAGAAGAGTTTAACGCAGAGGAGAGTTTTTTACTTGGCTTTTCTCAAGGCTCGCTGTTAACCTTTGAATTTGGTGCGAGATATCATAAAGTCTTAGCGGGATATATCGCCATTAGTGGATACATTTATGATGCTAAAAAACTTTTAGAAGAGATGAACCCAGAAGTAAATAATTCTCATTGGTTATGTACACATGGAACGTATGATGGTGTTTTGCCATTTGACGAGTCAAAAAAACAAGTGGAGTTTCTTCAAAATGGTGGTTTTAACATAGCGTTCAAATCATACGATAAAGATCACAGCATAGCAAAAGATGAGCTAGATATGATATCTGAGTGGATAAGGAGTATTAAACCTTAG
- a CDS encoding nitronate monooxygenase — protein sequence MSFNSLKIGKYVIPKPIIQGGMGVGISWDQLAGNVSKEGGLGVISAVGTGYYKNKEYSKKLVSDRPLSEANFYSKDGFDAIIKSARTICGDKPLAANILYAINDYGRVVRDACESGINIIITGAGLPTNMPEFTEGYPDVALVPIVSSAKALKIICKRWKKRYDRIPDAVVVEGPKSGGHQGFTYEQCKMEEHQLENIVAPVVEEAALWGDIPVIAAGGVWDKNDIEEMMKLGAKGVQMGTRFIGTHECDAHENMKKVLLAAKEEDIQLMSSPVGYPAQGVVTNLTKLVEKREGPAVKCISNCVAPCNRGEEAKIVGFCIADRLSDAYEGNLETGLFFSGTNGYRLTEIISVKELITKLTEGE from the coding sequence ATGAGCTTTAACTCTTTAAAAATTGGAAAATATGTTATTCCTAAACCAATTATTCAAGGTGGAATGGGTGTTGGAATAAGTTGGGATCAACTAGCTGGAAATGTTTCAAAAGAGGGTGGTCTTGGCGTTATTAGTGCAGTTGGAACTGGTTACTACAAGAACAAAGAATATTCTAAAAAATTAGTTTCAGATCGTCCTTTAAGTGAAGCTAACTTCTACTCTAAAGATGGTTTTGATGCCATCATTAAAAGTGCTAGAACAATATGTGGTGACAAACCACTTGCTGCAAATATTTTATATGCGATAAATGACTATGGTCGTGTTGTTCGTGATGCATGTGAATCTGGAATAAATATCATTATTACTGGAGCGGGACTTCCAACAAATATGCCTGAGTTTACTGAAGGGTATCCTGATGTAGCACTTGTGCCTATTGTTTCATCTGCAAAAGCACTTAAAATTATATGTAAACGCTGGAAGAAACGTTATGACCGTATTCCTGATGCTGTTGTTGTTGAGGGACCTAAGAGTGGTGGACATCAAGGGTTTACTTATGAGCAGTGTAAAATGGAAGAGCATCAATTAGAAAATATCGTAGCACCAGTTGTAGAAGAAGCAGCTCTATGGGGTGATATTCCTGTTATAGCTGCAGGTGGTGTTTGGGATAAAAATGATATTGAAGAGATGATGAAACTTGGTGCTAAAGGTGTTCAAATGGGAACACGTTTCATAGGTACACATGAGTGTGATGCACATGAAAATATGAAGAAGGTACTTTTAGCTGCTAAAGAAGAGGACATCCAACTTATGTCTTCACCAGTTGGATACCCAGCACAAGGTGTTGTTACTAACTTGACTAAACTTGTTGAAAAACGCGAGGGACCAGCTGTTAAGTGTATCTCAAATTGTGTTGCACCATGTAACCGTGGGGAAGAGGCTAAAATAGTTGGATTTTGTATTGCTGATAGATTGAGTGATGCTTATGAAGGTAACCTAGAAACTGGACTCTTTTTCTCTGGAACTAATGGCTACAGACTTACTGAAATTATCTCAGTAAAAGAACTTATTACAAAACTTACAGAGGGCGAATAA
- the pyrH gene encoding UMP kinase, with the protein MANKRVLVKFSGEALAGEAGHGIDTQILKYIAEEIKSLVNAGIEVGIVIGGGNIIRGVTAAEDGIIKRTSGDYMGMLATVINGVAMQEACEHTGLQVRMQTAIKMEQIAEPYINRKATRHLEKGRVVIFAAGTGNPFFTTDTAATLRAVEIGAEVIIKATKVDGVYDKDPAKYNDAVKLNELTYDQALQDHIKVMDDTSIALAKDNKLPIIVCDMSIKGNLLDILNGNMNNCSIVR; encoded by the coding sequence ATGGCTAACAAACGTGTTTTGGTAAAGTTTTCAGGTGAAGCTCTCGCTGGTGAAGCGGGTCATGGAATTGATACACAGATTTTAAAGTACATTGCTGAAGAGATTAAGTCTCTTGTAAATGCAGGTATTGAAGTTGGTATCGTAATTGGTGGTGGTAATATCATCCGTGGTGTAACAGCTGCAGAAGATGGAATAATTAAACGTACATCTGGTGACTATATGGGAATGTTAGCAACTGTCATCAATGGCGTTGCTATGCAAGAGGCATGTGAGCATACTGGGCTTCAAGTTCGCATGCAGACTGCTATTAAAATGGAACAGATTGCTGAACCATATATCAACCGTAAAGCAACTCGTCACCTTGAAAAAGGACGCGTGGTAATATTTGCTGCGGGAACTGGAAATCCATTTTTTACAACAGATACTGCAGCTACACTTAGAGCTGTTGAAATCGGTGCAGAAGTTATTATTAAAGCTACAAAAGTAGATGGTGTTTATGACAAAGATCCAGCTAAATATAACGATGCAGTAAAACTAAATGAACTCACATATGATCAAGCTCTTCAAGATCATATTAAAGTTATGGATGACACATCAATAGCGCTTGCTAAAGATAACAAGCTCCCAATTATAGTTTGTGATATGTCAATAAAAGGGAACCTTTTAGATATTTTAAATGGTAATATGAACAACTGTTCAATAGTAAGATAG
- the flhA gene encoding flagellar biosynthesis protein FlhA: protein MARKLTLKQQVGTTLNFLLGQRDLSVVVFVMAILAIIIVPLPSAILDLLLTVSMSLAVLILLISLYVPKPTDLTTFPTLILILTLFRLSLNIATTRMILSHGHEGQGGVSEIITSFGDFVVGGNFVIGIIVFSILVLINFMVITKGSTRVAEVAARFVLDSMPGKQMAVDADLNAGLIDDAEAKQRRAEILQDANFYGAMDGSSKFVKGDAVAGIIITLINIIGGFLIGVFQHDMSVSDSASVFTLLTIGDGLVGQIPALIISTATGIMITRSSSDGDNFAEGTINQMAGNAKIMMIVGFIMILFALVPGLPTASMGLVGILFSVLGWAIYKFDKGELSILDVDNLLSKKSQETLDKERQKVKPQKSNEEIAKEEENALEDILKVEMLELTLGYQLIKLADNSQGGDLLERIRSMRRKIASDFGFLMPQVRIRDNLHLQPTQYQILLKGISIGEGEIMPDKFLAMDSGMATGDIKGDPTKEPAFGLDALWIFPDDKEDAIINGYTVVDPATVVSTHMSELIKRNAEELLTRQEVQTLIDKIKDSFPVIIDDVLKVASIGLIQRVLKALLHEKIPLKDMLTILETIADIAEFTKNVDLITEQVRAKLSRIITQMYSSEDGVIRLLTFDTNAEQLLLQKSQEQDGTRNLLLNVGEINALIQATSTKAAELLQKGISPVIIIVDPQLRRGVAEIFERFSLDVVTLSHAEIDSNATFEVLGSIALNTET from the coding sequence ATGGCAAGAAAACTCACTCTTAAACAACAAGTAGGTACAACTTTAAACTTCTTACTTGGTCAACGTGATTTAAGTGTTGTAGTTTTTGTAATGGCTATTTTAGCTATTATCATTGTCCCTTTACCCTCAGCTATTTTAGATCTACTCCTAACTGTTTCTATGTCTCTTGCTGTGCTAATCTTACTTATCTCTTTATATGTTCCTAAGCCTACTGACTTAACAACATTTCCAACCCTTATACTCATACTAACTCTCTTTAGACTCTCTTTAAATATCGCTACTACAAGAATGATTTTAAGTCATGGGCATGAGGGTCAAGGTGGTGTCAGTGAGATAATAACTAGTTTTGGAGACTTTGTTGTAGGAGGAAACTTTGTTATAGGTATCATAGTTTTTTCTATCCTTGTTTTGATAAACTTCATGGTTATTACAAAAGGTTCAACAAGAGTTGCTGAAGTTGCAGCTCGTTTCGTACTTGACTCTATGCCTGGTAAACAGATGGCGGTTGATGCGGACTTAAACGCAGGGCTCATTGATGATGCGGAGGCCAAACAACGCCGTGCAGAGATTCTTCAAGATGCAAACTTCTATGGAGCAATGGATGGTTCGAGTAAGTTTGTAAAAGGTGACGCCGTTGCGGGAATAATCATTACTCTTATAAACATCATAGGTGGATTTTTAATTGGCGTGTTCCAGCATGATATGAGTGTAAGTGATAGTGCTTCAGTCTTTACTCTACTAACTATTGGTGATGGACTTGTTGGTCAGATTCCAGCACTCATTATCTCAACAGCTACTGGTATTATGATTACTCGCTCATCGAGCGATGGTGATAATTTTGCCGAGGGTACTATAAACCAGATGGCAGGAAATGCAAAAATCATGATGATAGTTGGTTTTATCATGATTCTGTTTGCTCTTGTTCCAGGTCTACCTACAGCTTCAATGGGGCTAGTTGGTATACTTTTTTCCGTACTTGGCTGGGCAATATATAAATTTGACAAGGGTGAACTTAGCATACTTGACGTTGATAATTTACTCAGTAAAAAGTCTCAAGAGACTCTAGACAAAGAGAGACAAAAAGTCAAACCTCAAAAGAGTAATGAAGAGATAGCAAAAGAAGAAGAGAACGCTTTAGAAGATATACTCAAAGTCGAAATGCTTGAACTTACACTTGGATATCAGCTTATCAAATTAGCCGACAACTCTCAAGGTGGTGATTTACTTGAACGGATTCGTTCTATGCGACGAAAAATTGCTAGTGATTTTGGTTTTTTAATGCCTCAAGTTCGTATAAGGGATAATCTTCACCTCCAACCAACTCAATACCAGATACTCCTAAAGGGAATAAGTATTGGTGAGGGCGAGATCATGCCTGACAAATTTTTAGCAATGGATAGTGGAATGGCTACTGGAGACATCAAAGGCGACCCTACAAAAGAGCCTGCTTTTGGTCTAGATGCACTTTGGATATTTCCAGATGATAAAGAGGACGCCATCATCAATGGATATACTGTAGTTGATCCTGCAACGGTTGTCTCAACTCATATGAGTGAGCTTATTAAACGCAATGCTGAAGAGTTACTTACTCGCCAAGAGGTACAAACACTTATAGACAAGATTAAAGACTCTTTTCCTGTCATCATCGATGATGTACTTAAAGTTGCAAGCATTGGTCTTATTCAAAGAGTTTTAAAAGCTCTTTTACATGAAAAAATTCCACTCAAAGATATGCTAACAATTCTTGAGACGATTGCAGATATTGCAGAGTTTACAAAAAATGTAGACCTCATAACAGAGCAAGTACGTGCAAAACTCTCAAGGATTATAACGCAGATGTATTCAAGTGAAGATGGCGTTATAAGACTCTTAACATTTGATACAAATGCAGAACAACTACTTTTACAAAAATCTCAAGAGCAAGATGGAACAAGAAACCTTTTGCTTAATGTTGGTGAGATAAATGCACTTATCCAGGCAACAAGTACAAAAGCAGCGGAACTCCTTCAAAAAGGAATTTCTCCTGTTATCATAATAGTAGATCCACAACTTCGTCGTGGAGTAGCGGAGATATTTGAGCGCTTCTCTCTTGATGTTGTAACGCTCTCTCATGCAGAGATAGATTCAAATGCTACTTTTGAAGTACTCGGCTCAATCGCATTAAATACAGAAACATAA
- the tyrS gene encoding tyrosine--tRNA ligase yields MIEEALREINRGCAEIIDNERIEKLVRAYFDEGKTYSVKAGFDPTAPDLHLGHTVLLQKLATFQKYGARVQFLIGSFTATIGDPTGKNVTRKVLSKEDIIKNIESYTTQAFKILDAEKTDIVYNDDWLGKMSAADMISLASNLTVARMLERDDFSKRFKSNTPIATSEFMYPLLQGYDSVYLKSDVEIGGTDQKFNLLMGRQLQKSYNVKKQQAVLMMPILEGLDGVQKMSKSLGNYIGVSDEANDMFGKVLSISDELMWRYFELLSTKSLEEIATMKSSVEEGSLHPKKVKEELAVEITARFHSLEAAQNAKSEFDKVHAKSQIPTDIAEFSCDGEVWIAKALVDCNIEPSTSQARRDIKQGGVKINQEKVSDEQLQLSAGEYLLQVGKRKFAKLKVN; encoded by the coding sequence ATGATAGAAGAAGCTTTACGTGAAATAAACAGAGGTTGTGCAGAGATTATTGACAACGAACGCATAGAAAAATTAGTTCGAGCGTACTTTGATGAAGGAAAGACTTATAGTGTTAAAGCTGGGTTTGATCCAACTGCACCAGACCTTCATCTAGGTCATACAGTTCTATTACAAAAATTAGCAACTTTTCAAAAATATGGTGCAAGAGTTCAGTTTCTTATTGGAAGTTTTACGGCAACTATTGGCGATCCAACTGGAAAAAATGTAACTAGAAAAGTGCTCTCAAAAGAAGATATTATAAAAAATATAGAGAGTTATACTACTCAAGCTTTTAAGATACTTGACGCTGAAAAAACCGATATTGTCTATAATGACGATTGGTTAGGAAAGATGAGTGCTGCAGATATGATATCTCTGGCTTCAAATCTTACAGTAGCCCGTATGTTGGAGCGAGATGACTTCTCAAAAAGATTTAAGTCAAACACTCCTATCGCAACGAGTGAATTTATGTATCCACTACTGCAGGGTTATGATAGCGTTTATCTAAAATCGGATGTTGAGATTGGTGGAACGGATCAGAAATTTAACCTTCTAATGGGACGCCAACTTCAAAAGTCTTACAATGTGAAAAAACAACAAGCTGTACTTATGATGCCAATACTTGAAGGTCTTGATGGTGTGCAGAAGATGAGTAAGTCACTTGGGAACTATATCGGCGTTTCAGATGAAGCAAATGATATGTTTGGAAAAGTTTTAAGCATATCAGATGAATTAATGTGGCGTTACTTTGAACTTTTAAGTACAAAATCTTTAGAAGAGATAGCAACTATGAAGAGTTCTGTTGAAGAGGGCTCACTTCATCCTAAGAAGGTCAAAGAAGAACTTGCAGTGGAAATTACTGCTCGTTTTCACTCCCTAGAAGCTGCTCAAAATGCAAAGTCAGAGTTTGATAAAGTACATGCCAAAAGTCAAATTCCAACAGATATCGCTGAATTTAGTTGTGATGGAGAGGTTTGGATAGCAAAAGCATTGGTAGATTGTAACATTGAGCCCTCAACTTCGCAAGCTAGAAGAGATATTAAGCAAGGTGGCGTTAAAATAAATCAAGAAAAAGTATCGGATGAACAGTTACAACTATCAGCAGGTGAGTACCTACTACAAGTTGGTAAAAGAAAATTCGCAAAACTAAAGGTAAATTAA
- a CDS encoding DHH family phosphoesterase translates to MKNRTIHHLSHIDLDGYSCQLIMKSTPYQKYNYNANYGPEVKAKLDIIIKNIIDKKDKALILITDLNLTADESRWLTHEVQKLNKNKIDVNLTLLDHHGSGQESAKKHDWYYLDESRCATKITYDYAKEHFELDEPGWMSKYVDVVNAVDLWKKEEHDNFEYGKVCMRLVTETRELNRVMFADEDSEYKLSLLMEAVKYIHEEDAPIVLDEKIHLIKKEFFKEGNNDTLDNLATKYIVKLLGSQRATNTIYYKGYKGYLSYAVGNTSIIGNGFLVAYPEYDFIVDVSFKGAMSLRADNNVSVAQISKEWANGGGHPNAAGGRIMGFKEQYRYSKVKQQIEQLINDKESVAGQLDYKKED, encoded by the coding sequence ATGAAAAATAGAACTATCCACCATCTCTCCCACATAGACTTAGATGGCTATAGCTGTCAGCTTATTATGAAATCTACTCCATATCAAAAATATAACTATAACGCCAACTATGGTCCAGAAGTAAAAGCTAAATTAGACATCATTATAAAAAATATCATCGATAAAAAAGATAAGGCATTAATACTTATCACGGATTTAAATCTTACTGCTGATGAATCAAGATGGCTAACTCATGAAGTTCAAAAACTAAACAAAAATAAGATTGATGTTAATCTAACTCTTTTAGATCACCACGGGAGTGGTCAAGAGAGTGCGAAGAAACATGACTGGTACTATCTAGATGAGTCCCGCTGCGCCACTAAAATCACGTATGATTATGCCAAAGAGCACTTTGAACTTGATGAGCCAGGGTGGATGTCAAAATATGTAGACGTAGTAAACGCTGTTGACTTATGGAAAAAAGAGGAGCATGATAACTTTGAGTATGGTAAAGTTTGTATGAGACTTGTTACAGAAACAAGAGAGCTTAATCGTGTTATGTTTGCGGATGAAGACTCTGAGTACAAGTTGTCACTTCTCATGGAAGCAGTTAAATACATACATGAAGAGGATGCTCCTATAGTTTTAGATGAAAAAATTCATTTAATAAAAAAAGAGTTCTTTAAAGAGGGTAATAATGACACATTAGATAATCTAGCTACAAAATATATAGTAAAACTTCTCGGGTCTCAAAGAGCAACTAACACCATATACTATAAAGGGTATAAAGGTTACCTCTCATACGCGGTTGGAAATACTTCTATAATTGGAAATGGTTTTCTAGTAGCTTATCCTGAGTATGACTTTATTGTTGATGTAAGCTTTAAGGGTGCGATGAGTCTTCGTGCAGATAATAATGTAAGTGTAGCTCAAATCTCTAAAGAGTGGGCAAATGGTGGTGGACATCCAAATGCAGCAGGCGGTAGAATAATGGGCTTTAAAGAGCAATATAGATACTCCAAAGTTAAACAACAGATTGAGCAACTTATCAATGATAAAGAGTCAGTAGCAGGACAACTAGATTACAAGAAAGAGGATTAA